The following coding sequences are from one Leptospira mayottensis 200901116 window:
- a CDS encoding MarR family winged helix-turn-helix transcriptional regulator — MGTHYKGSNRETAVLNAFIKLSRCSDSIRQLEEKVFSKYGLTTGQFGCLETLIHLGPMCQKEIGQKLFSCEGNITQIIDNLEKRKLVQRIRNKEDRRYIIIHLTPKGRKLVQEAFPDLLVSLVHKFDSLSENQLLDLGDYCKEIGLKAV, encoded by the coding sequence ATGGGAACCCACTATAAAGGAAGTAATCGAGAAACGGCGGTCCTGAATGCATTTATCAAGCTTAGCCGTTGTTCCGACTCAATTCGCCAATTGGAAGAGAAAGTTTTTTCGAAATACGGATTGACGACGGGGCAATTTGGTTGTTTGGAAACGCTTATCCATTTAGGTCCGATGTGCCAAAAGGAAATTGGACAAAAATTATTCTCCTGCGAAGGAAACATCACTCAAATTATAGATAATCTCGAAAAGAGAAAGCTCGTTCAAAGAATCCGGAACAAAGAAGACAGACGTTATATCATCATTCACCTAACCCCCAAAGGACGAAAGCTCGTACAGGAAGCGTTTCCTGATCTTTTGGTTTCTCTCGTTCATAAATTCGATTCTTTATCGGAAAATCAACTTTTAGATCTTGGTGATTATTGTAAGGAAATCGGATTGAAGGCGGTATGA
- a CDS encoding GMC oxidoreductase: protein MSLDSTLKRKEILYDYDYIVVGSGFGGSVSALRLSQKGYKVAVLESGKRWNSSEFPKTNWNLRKFLWFPKLFCFGIQRINFLNDVMVLSGAGVGGGSLVYANTLYVPPEPFWKKAIVQKMGGKKGILPFYELAKRMLGVVENPKTWESDRYMQETAKTFGIENTFNKTPVGVHFGKSGIDPFFGGEGPERNSCNDCGGCMVGCRYNAKNTLDKNYLYFAEKAGAVVLPETKVSKLVPLGEDGSEGYEVYTERTTSFFGYPKKIYRVKSVVLSAGVLGTLGLLLKMKEEGILPKLSKQLGQVVRTNSESLIGVTLKDKKADLSHGIAITSSVFPDEHTHIEPVRYSDGADAMNSLAAGVLVDGGESIPRQLRFLIEVLKHPIHSISLLNPIGFARRTIILLVMQTVDNSIEIVRKRRWIWPFKRTLSSTQESGEKIPTYIPIANEFARRLAKISGGIARSSINEALLDIPATAHILGGCNIGETSETGVIDLQNKVYGYQNLRICDGSMIPANLGVNPSLTITALTERAMSFVPPKEKEIFNFKFEKKWGVIGLFGKVKNAAITTTGARKNKSTPRAKNKK from the coding sequence ATGAGTTTAGATTCGACTTTAAAAAGGAAAGAAATTCTTTATGATTACGATTATATCGTAGTCGGCTCAGGTTTTGGAGGAAGTGTCTCTGCGCTTCGGCTTTCGCAAAAAGGATATAAGGTGGCCGTTTTAGAATCAGGCAAACGATGGAACAGCTCCGAATTCCCTAAAACCAACTGGAATTTACGTAAGTTCCTTTGGTTTCCGAAACTTTTCTGCTTTGGAATTCAGAGAATCAACTTTCTAAACGACGTAATGGTTTTGAGCGGCGCGGGAGTGGGCGGTGGAAGTCTTGTTTACGCAAATACGTTGTATGTTCCTCCCGAACCATTTTGGAAAAAAGCGATCGTCCAAAAGATGGGAGGAAAAAAAGGAATCCTTCCTTTCTACGAACTTGCGAAGAGGATGTTGGGTGTCGTGGAAAATCCAAAGACTTGGGAATCGGATCGGTATATGCAGGAAACCGCAAAAACTTTCGGAATCGAGAATACGTTTAACAAAACTCCGGTAGGGGTTCACTTCGGTAAAAGTGGCATCGATCCTTTTTTCGGAGGAGAGGGGCCGGAGAGAAATTCCTGTAACGATTGTGGTGGTTGTATGGTCGGTTGTCGTTATAACGCAAAAAATACTCTTGATAAGAATTATCTTTATTTTGCAGAGAAAGCGGGGGCAGTTGTTCTTCCGGAAACGAAAGTTTCCAAGTTGGTACCGTTAGGTGAAGATGGTTCGGAAGGTTATGAAGTTTATACTGAGAGAACGACTTCTTTTTTTGGTTATCCCAAAAAAATTTATAGAGTGAAATCCGTCGTTCTTTCCGCTGGGGTTTTAGGGACCTTGGGTCTTCTTTTAAAGATGAAAGAGGAGGGAATTCTTCCTAAACTTTCCAAACAGCTGGGACAAGTCGTTAGAACCAACAGTGAATCGCTAATCGGAGTAACACTCAAAGACAAGAAAGCGGATCTATCCCACGGAATTGCGATCACTTCCAGCGTTTTTCCAGATGAACATACTCACATAGAACCAGTTCGTTATTCGGACGGGGCCGACGCGATGAACAGTTTAGCTGCGGGGGTTCTCGTGGACGGGGGGGAGAGTATTCCGAGGCAACTTCGATTTTTGATTGAAGTACTAAAACATCCGATTCATAGTATCAGTCTGTTAAACCCTATCGGGTTTGCAAGAAGGACAATCATTCTTCTTGTAATGCAAACCGTGGACAATAGTATCGAGATTGTTCGTAAGAGAAGATGGATCTGGCCGTTCAAGAGAACACTTTCTTCCACTCAGGAAAGCGGAGAAAAAATTCCTACCTATATCCCGATTGCAAACGAGTTTGCGAGAAGACTGGCTAAAATCTCGGGAGGGATCGCAAGAAGTAGTATCAACGAAGCTTTGTTGGATATTCCCGCTACCGCGCATATATTAGGGGGATGTAATATAGGAGAGACTTCCGAGACAGGTGTAATTGATCTTCAAAACAAGGTTTATGGCTATCAGAATCTTAGGATTTGTGATGGTTCCATGATTCCAGCTAATTTGGGTGTGAATCCGAGTCTAACGATCACGGCTCTTACGGAAAGAGCGATGTCCTTTGTGCCTCCGAAAGAGAAGGAAATATTTAACTTTAAATTCGAAAAGAAATGGGGCGTTATAGGTCTTTTCGGTAAGGTAAAAAATGCCGCAATTACTACAACCGGAGCCCGTAAAAATAAATCCACCCCAAGAGCAAAAAACAAAAAGTAA
- a CDS encoding NAD(P)/FAD-dependent oxidoreductase: protein MSFESKERPKIAVIGGGAAGFFGAIQIASEGNCEVTLLEKGKQFLSKVKISGGGRCNVTNHCFDPEILSKNYPRGERELRWAFEIFGPRDTIRWYEQRGVLLKAETDGRMFPITDSSETVLQALMQEAKKTGVKLKVGMEIHSVKPITDSKFQIKLKSEDTLEFNKILFATGSGRKAWNWLQALGHTISDPVPSLFTFKIVDPRLEDLSGLTFEKTECSLAEFGYSQLGPLLITHWGASGPAILKLSAKGARELFNKEYETTLRVDFVPGMKKDEVRKRIEKEKELHPSKFISNTPVLGIPRRYWERILKIHSIDSSKKWSGLSSKDLHEITEELTDARFKISGKGEFKEEFVTCGGVNRKEVNFKTMESKVVPGIYFAGEVLDVDGVTGGFNFQSAWTTSYIAARGILNSV, encoded by the coding sequence ATGAGTTTTGAATCGAAAGAACGACCGAAGATTGCAGTCATAGGAGGAGGGGCTGCGGGATTTTTTGGAGCGATTCAAATTGCTTCCGAAGGGAATTGCGAGGTTACTCTTCTGGAAAAAGGAAAACAATTTCTTTCCAAGGTGAAAATTTCCGGAGGAGGAAGATGTAACGTTACAAATCATTGTTTTGATCCGGAAATCTTGAGTAAAAATTATCCTAGAGGTGAAAGAGAACTCCGTTGGGCTTTTGAAATTTTCGGGCCTAGGGACACGATCCGATGGTACGAACAACGGGGAGTCCTATTAAAAGCCGAAACCGACGGAAGAATGTTTCCGATCACCGATTCTTCAGAAACAGTACTTCAAGCATTGATGCAAGAGGCAAAAAAGACTGGGGTGAAACTGAAAGTAGGAATGGAGATTCATTCTGTAAAACCGATCACCGATTCTAAATTTCAAATCAAACTTAAAAGCGAAGATACATTAGAATTTAATAAAATATTATTTGCGACTGGTTCCGGAAGAAAAGCTTGGAATTGGCTCCAGGCACTGGGACATACTATATCGGATCCGGTTCCTTCTTTGTTTACATTTAAAATCGTCGATCCCCGTCTCGAAGATCTGTCGGGACTTACCTTTGAGAAAACGGAGTGTTCTCTTGCCGAATTCGGTTATTCTCAACTCGGTCCTTTGCTTATCACACATTGGGGAGCCAGTGGGCCTGCAATCTTAAAACTTTCCGCAAAAGGTGCAAGGGAATTATTTAACAAAGAATACGAAACAACTCTAAGAGTCGACTTCGTTCCTGGAATGAAAAAGGACGAGGTTCGAAAAAGGATCGAAAAGGAAAAAGAACTTCATCCCTCCAAATTCATTTCCAACACTCCCGTTTTAGGAATTCCGAGAAGATATTGGGAAAGAATATTAAAAATTCATTCTATAGATTCATCCAAAAAGTGGTCCGGCTTATCCTCTAAAGATTTACATGAAATCACCGAAGAGCTTACAGATGCAAGATTTAAGATCTCAGGAAAAGGGGAATTTAAGGAAGAGTTTGTGACCTGTGGAGGAGTCAATCGTAAGGAGGTGAATTTTAAAACTATGGAAAGTAAGGTTGTTCCTGGAATTTATTTTGCCGGAGAGGTTTTGGACGTGGATGGAGTTACGGGAGGGTTCAACTTTCAGAGCGCGTGGACCACGTCTTATATTGCAGCTCGCGGAATTCTCAATTCCGTTTAA
- a CDS encoding nucleoside-diphosphate kinase: protein MSKTFIMIKPDGVKNKHVGNILARIEKEGFKILGLKYLKLSLEDAKQFYKVHSARPFYNDLCNYMSSGPIVAAALERDNAVLHWREVIGATDPKEAAAGTIRALYAESKEANAVHGSDSDENAALEVSFFFKGNELF from the coding sequence ATGTCCAAAACGTTTATCATGATCAAACCCGACGGAGTAAAAAACAAACACGTCGGAAATATTCTTGCAAGGATCGAAAAAGAAGGATTTAAGATCCTAGGTTTAAAGTATCTCAAGCTATCTCTTGAAGATGCTAAACAATTTTATAAAGTACACTCCGCGCGTCCGTTTTACAACGACTTATGTAACTACATGTCTTCCGGTCCGATCGTTGCCGCTGCTCTAGAAAGAGACAACGCTGTTCTTCATTGGAGAGAAGTGATCGGAGCAACCGATCCGAAAGAAGCGGCTGCTGGAACGATTCGTGCTCTGTATGCGGAAAGTAAGGAAGCGAATGCAGTACACGGTTCCGATTCTGATGAAAACGCAGCTCTTGAAGTTTCCTTCTTTTTTAAGGGAAACGAGTTATTCTAA
- a CDS encoding VOC family protein, with product MIHHIAIGSPNINILEKFYESLPGLKKIKENKNPDQSLRSVWFRASDTILMIEIDTSTKGPKALIFSTSCLKSADLKNLPEWIQETEYTKYFKDPDGNLLGYSSYPNPWPF from the coding sequence ATGATACATCATATCGCGATTGGTTCTCCAAATATAAACATTCTCGAAAAATTTTACGAATCCCTTCCCGGCTTGAAAAAAATAAAAGAGAATAAAAATCCGGATCAGTCTCTTCGTTCGGTTTGGTTTCGGGCGAGTGATACGATTTTGATGATCGAAATCGATACGAGCACAAAAGGCCCCAAGGCTTTGATTTTTTCTACTTCTTGTTTAAAGTCTGCGGATTTGAAAAATCTTCCAGAATGGATTCAAGAAACCGAATATACAAAATACTTTAAGGATCCAGACGGCAATCTTCTGGGTTATTCTTCCTATCCGAATCCTTGGCCGTTTTAA
- a CDS encoding DUF2779 domain-containing protein, whose product MKSGKGVRSACLETDKFSMKVEYILPNKEFSGTFELVVLKVSSSFKKQHITEVAFQKFVADESGFPISKCTLLFVNSKFHFQDGIQADSFFVRKDVTDEIMLKEKETIEIARSLYDLLSRKNLPSRFASNLCSHPRNCLYPETCLTPNVPGDIFTLREGKEESIRFYKQGILNLKDIQQTEGLTPRQKTQIQVMKTGTPFTNRKVFTEFFEKLHYPIYFLDFESINPPIPIYPDSHPFQHVPFLFSLHVIREDLFEEPESFYYIDDGIEDPRKKILEKLQEWILPGGTILCYNDKFERRCLEESAAVFSEFKPWLQSIQEYFVDLSKPFWEYDYYHPDQKGSTSLKTILPVITGRDYKDLGIQSGQMANFEFLRIKTEFMTEFEKSEIEKNLIEYCKLDTYAMILILRKIKEWIETPL is encoded by the coding sequence TTGAAATCAGGAAAAGGAGTCAGGTCCGCCTGTTTGGAAACGGACAAATTTTCCATGAAGGTGGAATATATTCTCCCCAATAAAGAATTTTCGGGAACTTTCGAACTTGTAGTTCTCAAAGTCTCGAGTTCGTTCAAAAAACAACATATTACGGAAGTTGCATTTCAAAAGTTTGTGGCGGACGAATCCGGATTTCCGATTTCTAAATGTACTCTTCTTTTCGTAAATTCCAAGTTTCACTTTCAAGACGGGATCCAAGCCGATTCTTTTTTTGTGCGTAAGGACGTCACAGACGAGATCATGCTCAAAGAAAAAGAAACGATAGAAATCGCCCGTTCTTTATACGACCTTCTTTCTAGAAAAAATCTTCCTTCTCGTTTTGCGAGTAATCTGTGTTCTCATCCGAGAAACTGTTTGTATCCGGAAACCTGTTTGACTCCTAACGTTCCGGGAGACATTTTCACTCTTCGTGAGGGAAAAGAAGAATCAATAAGATTTTACAAACAAGGGATTCTGAACCTGAAAGATATTCAACAAACAGAAGGCCTGACTCCTCGTCAAAAAACTCAGATTCAAGTGATGAAAACGGGAACTCCGTTTACGAATCGAAAGGTTTTTACCGAATTTTTTGAAAAACTTCATTATCCGATTTATTTTTTGGATTTCGAATCTATCAATCCTCCGATTCCGATTTATCCGGACTCCCACCCGTTTCAGCACGTTCCATTTTTGTTTTCGTTGCACGTTATACGGGAGGATCTTTTTGAAGAACCCGAAAGCTTTTATTATATCGATGACGGAATTGAAGACCCTAGGAAAAAAATATTAGAAAAATTGCAAGAATGGATTTTACCCGGAGGGACCATTCTATGCTACAATGATAAGTTTGAAAGAAGATGTCTGGAGGAATCTGCGGCGGTTTTTTCCGAATTCAAACCCTGGCTCCAATCAATCCAAGAGTATTTCGTCGATCTTTCGAAACCTTTTTGGGAATACGATTATTATCATCCCGATCAGAAAGGAAGTACATCGTTAAAAACCATTCTTCCCGTAATTACAGGTCGAGATTATAAAGATCTTGGAATCCAATCGGGTCAAATGGCGAACTTCGAATTTTTGAGGATAAAAACGGAATTTATGACGGAATTCGAAAAATCGGAGATCGAAAAAAATCTTATCGAATACTGCAAACTTGATACATATGCGATGATTCTCATTCTTCGTAAAATCAAAGAATGGATCGAAACGCCATTATAA
- a CDS encoding DoxX family protein, producing MLQKFFKTDSDLGSLILRVVAGVVMFPHGAQKLLGWFGGFGFTGTMGYFVGLGIPSPIAFLIIIGESLGALGLIFGFLTRLSAFGIGIIMIAAAIIHSPYGFFMNWFGNQQGEGYEFHLLCIAISAVLFIKGGGKASVDSLIEKKLK from the coding sequence ATGCTTCAAAAATTTTTTAAAACAGATTCAGATCTTGGATCTCTAATTCTCAGAGTAGTTGCAGGAGTTGTAATGTTCCCGCACGGAGCACAAAAACTTTTAGGCTGGTTCGGCGGTTTTGGTTTTACTGGAACCATGGGCTATTTCGTTGGGTTAGGAATTCCTTCACCGATCGCATTTCTCATAATCATCGGGGAATCGCTGGGAGCACTTGGACTGATCTTTGGTTTTCTTACAAGATTATCCGCATTCGGAATCGGAATCATTATGATAGCGGCAGCCATAATTCATTCGCCATACGGATTTTTTATGAACTGGTTCGGGAATCAACAAGGAGAAGGGTATGAATTCCACCTTCTTTGCATTGCAATTTCTGCAGTTCTTTTTATCAAAGGCGGCGGAAAAGCTTCCGTAGATTCTCTAATCGAAAAGAAACTTAAATAA
- the coaD gene encoding pantetheine-phosphate adenylyltransferase has translation MKHLAIYPGSFDPLTNGHLDILQRSLGLFDKVIIAIAVNSNKSTLFSIEERLEFIHKVTQGLKGLEIDTFQGLTVDYCNKVGANSIIRGLRAVTDFDYEYAISLMNKKLAPNVETVFLMSSSEYSFISSTIVKEVARHGRDVSNQVPEIVSKALLKKLSQ, from the coding sequence ATGAAACATTTGGCGATTTATCCTGGTTCCTTTGATCCGTTAACGAACGGACATTTGGATATCCTTCAAAGGTCCTTAGGACTTTTCGATAAGGTGATCATTGCCATTGCGGTTAATTCTAACAAGTCTACTTTGTTCTCAATTGAGGAAAGACTTGAATTTATCCATAAAGTCACCCAAGGATTGAAGGGTTTGGAGATTGATACTTTTCAAGGTCTCACCGTGGATTATTGCAATAAAGTCGGAGCGAACAGTATTATTCGAGGACTTAGAGCGGTTACCGATTTCGACTATGAATATGCCATTTCTTTAATGAATAAAAAATTGGCTCCGAATGTGGAAACCGTTTTTCTAATGTCTTCCAGCGAGTATTCTTTTATCTCTTCAACAATCGTCAAGGAAGTCGCAAGACATGGAAGAGATGTTAGCAATCAGGTTCCTGAAATTGTCAGCAAAGCATTACTTAAAAAACTCTCTCAATAA
- a CDS encoding GNAT family N-acetyltransferase, with product MNTKVVHSELEFKFYTSLDGHESYLLYKEEGDIWNLVSTYVPSELRGKGLAADLVQTALDKARSLNKKIIPSCPYVVTFLNRHPNYDDLVVR from the coding sequence ATGAATACGAAAGTCGTTCATTCCGAGCTAGAATTCAAGTTTTACACCTCTCTAGACGGTCATGAATCTTATCTATTGTACAAAGAAGAAGGTGATATCTGGAATCTGGTTTCAACTTATGTTCCCTCCGAACTTCGCGGTAAAGGTCTTGCCGCAGATCTTGTACAAACCGCCTTGGATAAGGCTCGTTCCTTAAATAAAAAAATCATTCCGAGTTGTCCGTACGTCGTAACTTTTTTGAATAGGCATCCGAATTATGACGATTTGGTCGTAAGATGA
- a CDS encoding argininosuccinate synthase, with the protein MAQSKPVKKIVLAYSGGLDTSVILTWLKETYSCEVIAFTADVGQKEELSGLEEKGIKTGASKVYIQDLRLEFARDFIFPAIQGNALYEMRYLLGTSLARPLIAKAMVEVAEKEGADAFAHGATGKGNDQVRFELGVKSLAPEKTIIAPWRIWNFGGRSDLIEYAKSKGIPVSITVEKPYSMDRNLMHISYEGGILEDPYREPDEKMFLLTTSPEKAPDAPEYLELDFQEGNCVAINGKKLNPYEVMETLNTIAGKHGVGRVDIVENRLVGIKSRGVYETPGGTVLFLTHRDLESITIDRDTQHHKDKLSIEFAELIYNGHWFSSRMKAVRAFITETQRYVTGTVKVKLYKGTCSIVGRKSSVSLYNPKMATFEKEELYNQKDAEGFINIYGLPAQETARLRKK; encoded by the coding sequence ATGGCGCAAAGTAAACCTGTTAAAAAAATCGTCCTCGCTTATTCCGGCGGTTTGGATACGTCGGTAATTCTTACCTGGTTGAAAGAAACATATAGCTGCGAAGTAATCGCTTTTACTGCGGATGTGGGTCAAAAAGAAGAACTTTCCGGTTTGGAAGAAAAGGGAATTAAAACCGGAGCTTCCAAAGTTTATATACAAGACCTTCGTTTGGAATTCGCTCGAGATTTTATTTTTCCTGCCATTCAAGGGAATGCACTTTATGAAATGCGTTATCTTCTCGGAACTTCCCTTGCCCGGCCTCTTATCGCGAAGGCGATGGTGGAAGTCGCTGAAAAGGAAGGTGCTGACGCCTTCGCTCACGGTGCGACCGGTAAAGGAAACGATCAGGTTCGTTTCGAACTTGGCGTTAAATCGTTAGCTCCCGAAAAAACAATCATTGCGCCTTGGAGAATCTGGAATTTCGGCGGCAGATCGGATCTGATTGAGTATGCAAAGTCCAAAGGGATTCCGGTTTCCATTACCGTGGAAAAGCCGTATTCTATGGATAGAAATCTTATGCATATTTCTTACGAAGGTGGAATATTAGAAGATCCTTATAGAGAACCGGATGAAAAAATGTTTCTTTTGACAACTTCTCCCGAAAAAGCTCCCGATGCCCCCGAATATTTGGAACTTGATTTCCAGGAAGGAAATTGTGTCGCGATCAACGGTAAAAAATTGAATCCTTACGAAGTGATGGAGACCCTCAACACGATCGCGGGCAAACACGGAGTGGGTAGAGTGGACATCGTCGAAAATCGTCTTGTGGGAATCAAGTCCAGGGGCGTTTATGAGACTCCGGGCGGAACTGTGTTATTTTTAACTCACAGGGATTTGGAATCGATCACGATTGATCGGGACACACAACATCATAAAGATAAACTTTCCATCGAATTCGCCGAACTTATCTATAATGGCCACTGGTTTTCCTCAAGAATGAAAGCAGTTCGAGCTTTTATTACTGAAACTCAGAGATACGTAACCGGCACCGTAAAAGTAAAACTCTACAAGGGAACTTGTTCAATTGTAGGTAGAAAATCTTCCGTTTCTCTGTACAATCCCAAGATGGCAACCTTTGAAAAAGAGGAATTATATAACCAAAAAGACGCGGAAGGGTTTATCAATATCTATGGTTTACCCGCACAAGAAACGGCTAGGCTTCGTAAAAAATGA